A window of the Dyadobacter pollutisoli genome harbors these coding sequences:
- a CDS encoding DUF1501 domain-containing protein: MITRRGFIKAGGLALFGIGSGGIPAFLANAVAAGKSPGLFRRKKVLICIFQRGAMDGLMAVAPFTDPYLKAARPTLFMTAAKTSDNPLIDLDGRFGLHPSLHALEPMYRESRLAIVHGIGSPNPTRSHFDAQDYMESGTPFKKGTPSGWLNRAVGLLGHQAATPLQAVSLTSSLPRSLYGDNPAVAISNLQDFNIQLRGNQAGADMAAKSFENLYDQTSLDLLKQTGKETFEASKILQSRDLKNYKPANNAAYPAGALGNSLKQIAQLIKMNVGLEVAFAESVGWDTHFNQGTRNGIFARNLNDLSQSIAALWADLGTFQDDVMIMTMTEFGRTVHQNGTGGTDHGRASCNFILGNDVKGGLVYGKVAPLAPENLEDGRDLIVTTDFRSVFNEVATKHLEVSGSNVLFPEWNGNALNVMRN; the protein is encoded by the coding sequence ATGATCACAAGAAGAGGCTTTATCAAAGCAGGAGGGCTTGCACTCTTTGGAATTGGAAGTGGCGGCATTCCCGCATTTCTTGCAAATGCTGTTGCAGCGGGTAAATCGCCGGGGCTTTTCCGGCGTAAAAAGGTTTTGATTTGTATCTTTCAGAGAGGTGCAATGGATGGCCTGATGGCTGTTGCTCCGTTCACTGACCCATACCTGAAAGCTGCCAGGCCGACATTATTTATGACTGCTGCCAAAACCAGCGATAATCCGCTCATTGACCTGGACGGGAGATTTGGCCTGCACCCATCGCTGCACGCTTTGGAGCCCATGTACCGGGAAAGCAGACTGGCTATTGTGCACGGAATCGGGTCCCCGAATCCTACCCGTTCCCATTTTGACGCGCAGGATTACATGGAATCGGGAACGCCATTTAAGAAGGGAACGCCCAGCGGATGGTTGAACCGGGCAGTGGGTTTGCTTGGGCATCAGGCAGCTACTCCGTTACAGGCAGTTAGTCTCACATCCTCTTTACCGCGGTCATTGTATGGGGACAATCCTGCGGTGGCGATAAGCAATTTACAGGACTTTAACATTCAACTGCGTGGGAACCAGGCAGGAGCGGACATGGCGGCAAAAAGCTTTGAAAATCTGTATGACCAGACTTCCCTGGATTTATTGAAGCAAACCGGAAAGGAAACTTTTGAAGCTTCCAAAATCCTTCAGAGCAGGGATTTGAAAAATTACAAGCCAGCCAACAACGCGGCTTATCCGGCTGGTGCCCTGGGAAATTCTCTGAAACAGATCGCTCAGCTCATCAAAATGAATGTAGGCCTGGAAGTCGCCTTTGCCGAGTCTGTTGGATGGGACACGCATTTCAACCAGGGAACCCGCAATGGGATCTTTGCAAGAAATCTGAATGATCTAAGTCAAAGCATTGCGGCGCTTTGGGCGGATCTGGGGACTTTTCAAGATGATGTGATGATCATGACGATGACTGAATTTGGGCGCACGGTGCATCAAAACGGCACTGGTGGGACGGATCATGGTAGGGCTTCCTGCAATTTCATTTTGGGAAATGATGTGAAAGGTGGCCTGGTTTATGGCAAGGTGGCGCCACTAGCTCCCGAAAATCTTGAAGACGGCAGGGACTTAATCGTAACAACTGATTTCAGGAGTGTATTCAACGAAGTTGCCACCAAACACTTGGAAGTAAGCGGCAGCAATGTCTTGTTTCCCGAATGGAATGGAAATGCCTTAAATGTGATGCGGAATTGA
- a CDS encoding FecR family protein, translated as MNEQEVIASLVKRYVSNLAGRKELEVFFYMLGEGKLDEELERYMDREMVRCLKDQKPGAAQVVERNGFRVWKMAASVIVVLGAGLLAYLYYNQNRLDTGEVQYTYIHTRGMEVKKIKLADGSEIWLNEVSSLKYPKQFEKSKRELFLLDGEAYFKVKRDENRPFVVHAGGTVTKVLGTEFNVRSYRYLPAVRVTVTKGKVRVAKDGKETSGAVLLLPNQRASFDRGDGLIVEHQVNTGNAVAWKQGRLVFDNEMLQDVAAALSFRYGVQIEIEGNDTKSVRLSAEFESTDSLIDVMEAISLANNLEYTSQHTRIHLKPKK; from the coding sequence ATGAATGAACAAGAAGTTATAGCATCGCTGGTGAAACGCTATGTGTCCAATCTGGCCGGCCGGAAGGAACTGGAGGTGTTTTTTTACATGCTCGGGGAGGGAAAGCTCGATGAAGAACTGGAACGTTATATGGACAGGGAGATGGTCCGCTGTCTGAAAGACCAAAAGCCAGGTGCAGCTCAGGTGGTCGAGCGCAATGGATTCCGCGTCTGGAAAATGGCGGCATCGGTGATTGTAGTGCTGGGAGCTGGGCTGCTTGCTTATTTGTACTACAACCAAAACCGGCTGGACACCGGTGAAGTTCAATATACGTATATACATACACGTGGGATGGAGGTAAAGAAGATAAAACTCGCCGACGGTTCGGAGATTTGGCTCAATGAGGTGAGCAGCCTTAAATATCCCAAGCAGTTTGAAAAGAGCAAGAGAGAGCTTTTTTTGCTGGATGGTGAAGCTTATTTTAAGGTTAAAAGAGATGAAAACCGGCCCTTTGTGGTGCATGCAGGCGGTACGGTCACCAAGGTACTTGGAACCGAATTCAATGTGCGCTCTTACCGATACCTGCCGGCTGTGCGTGTGACAGTTACTAAGGGAAAAGTCAGGGTGGCAAAGGATGGAAAGGAGACATCCGGGGCTGTGCTATTGCTTCCCAACCAGCGCGCCAGCTTTGATCGTGGTGATGGGTTGATCGTGGAGCACCAAGTGAACACAGGCAATGCAGTGGCCTGGAAACAGGGAAGGCTCGTTTTTGACAACGAAATGCTTCAAGACGTAGCGGCAGCACTTTCTTTCCGCTATGGTGTTCAGATCGAAATAGAGGGAAATGATACCAAAAGCGTGAGATTGTCGGCTGAATTTGAATCCACTGATTCGCTCATTGATGTGATGGAGGCAATCAGTCTTGCCAATAACCTGGAATATACTTCGCAGCACACAAGAATTCATTTGAAACCCAAAAAATAA
- a CDS encoding RagB/SusD family nutrient uptake outer membrane protein, producing the protein MRTVYKNYKSAVLCFLGAAALLMNTSCEKDFLERVPLTNISSSNAFDTPERILAQVNALYLSVKNSQFYGGRYIIYNELRADEFILNKPNVQTGQLTWSHTVNSSTSEVQNLWSNAYASINMIHIFMQGLQANQSKISPALYANYIAEAKFLRGLCYFALVQQYARPYIEDNGASAGLPLRLAAEQTAQNNALARSSVAEIYNQITKDLDEAESGLPLNYPTAATNATRAHRNTAIALKTRVYLTKGEFAKVIAEASKIVPATAPFQAASGVANKLEANVVSVFEGSYTGNEAVFSLPMSTLDAPGGQNALAYYFTFQPGNAEYFLNASGTIADPVFSPASADARKNLIVKQQDQMWLYKYKVAATYADYIPVIRYAETLLNYAEAAAKSGNLPLATQLLYAVRKRSDAAYSFTPASVGTPAALVSTIMQERRIELLGEGFRVPDLLRTLQPLPAKAGPAATSPAVLPTEGKYIWPISAAELSTNDLMRPNP; encoded by the coding sequence ATGAGAACTGTATATAAAAATTACAAATCCGCCGTGTTATGCTTCCTAGGGGCAGCAGCGCTGCTGATGAATACATCCTGTGAGAAGGATTTCTTGGAAAGGGTGCCGCTCACGAACATATCGAGCTCCAATGCGTTTGATACGCCGGAAAGGATCCTGGCACAAGTCAATGCGCTCTACTTGTCGGTAAAGAATTCCCAGTTTTACGGCGGAAGATATATCATTTACAATGAGCTCCGCGCCGACGAATTCATCCTGAATAAACCGAATGTTCAGACCGGACAACTTACGTGGAGCCATACTGTGAATTCGAGCACCAGTGAGGTTCAGAACCTGTGGAGCAACGCCTATGCTTCCATTAACATGATCCATATTTTTATGCAGGGCCTGCAGGCCAATCAAAGCAAGATAAGCCCTGCGCTTTACGCCAATTACATAGCAGAGGCCAAATTCCTCCGGGGACTGTGTTATTTCGCGCTGGTACAGCAGTATGCAAGGCCCTACATAGAAGACAACGGTGCCAGTGCCGGTCTTCCGTTGCGCCTGGCGGCTGAGCAGACTGCCCAGAACAATGCTTTGGCCAGATCCAGTGTGGCCGAAATTTATAACCAGATCACCAAAGACCTGGATGAAGCTGAAAGTGGCTTGCCGCTGAATTACCCAACAGCTGCCACCAACGCAACCCGCGCTCACCGCAACACGGCCATTGCCTTGAAAACCAGGGTTTACCTTACGAAAGGCGAATTTGCCAAAGTCATTGCAGAAGCATCCAAGATCGTTCCTGCCACTGCGCCTTTCCAGGCGGCTTCGGGCGTGGCCAACAAGCTGGAAGCAAATGTGGTCAGCGTTTTTGAGGGATCATATACCGGAAATGAAGCGGTGTTCTCATTGCCTATGAGTACGCTGGATGCACCGGGGGGACAAAATGCCCTGGCTTATTACTTCACGTTCCAACCCGGTAATGCTGAGTATTTCCTGAATGCAAGCGGTACCATTGCCGACCCCGTTTTCAGCCCCGCCTCTGCCGATGCCCGTAAAAACCTGATCGTCAAACAGCAGGACCAGATGTGGCTGTATAAGTACAAGGTGGCCGCCACCTATGCAGATTATATTCCCGTGATCCGGTATGCTGAAACTTTGCTGAATTATGCCGAAGCCGCTGCGAAATCCGGAAATCTGCCATTGGCAACGCAACTGCTTTATGCCGTTCGGAAAAGGTCTGACGCTGCTTACAGTTTTACGCCGGCCAGTGTCGGCACACCCGCGGCGCTGGTAAGCACCATTATGCAGGAGCGCAGGATCGAATTGCTCGGAGAAGGGTTCAGGGTACCAGATCTTTTGCGGACGCTGCAACCGTTGCCGGCCAAGGCTGGTCCGGCGGCAACTTCACCGGCGGTACTGCCCACAGAGGGAAAATACATCTGGCCGATTTCCGCAGCCGAACTCTCTACCAATGACCTGATGAGGCCTAATCCTTAA
- a CDS encoding RNA polymerase sigma factor, whose product MILINERTLLLEITNGSERAFSTLYETYFGDLHRFVMRFVKVEEHAEDICQEVFIKIWNSRESMSEVQSFKAYLYVLAKNHSFNFLKHASVERALQDEILSHALQLTSATEEDFQNAEYLMYIEKILGQIPDRSREVYELCKENGNSYQMTAEQLGISRNAVKKHMVRTNKFLRLSVLKDFGISLSFAYIISLFLYN is encoded by the coding sequence ATGATTTTGATCAACGAGCGCACTTTGTTGCTAGAAATAACCAATGGGAGCGAGAGAGCTTTTAGCACCTTGTATGAAACGTATTTTGGGGATTTGCATCGATTTGTGATGAGGTTTGTGAAGGTGGAAGAACATGCCGAGGATATCTGCCAGGAAGTTTTTATCAAAATATGGAATAGCAGAGAATCCATGTCGGAAGTGCAGTCTTTCAAAGCATACCTGTATGTGCTGGCCAAAAACCACTCTTTCAATTTTCTTAAACATGCCTCCGTTGAGCGGGCCCTTCAGGATGAAATTCTCAGTCATGCATTGCAATTGACAAGTGCAACCGAGGAAGATTTCCAGAACGCGGAATACCTGATGTATATCGAAAAAATATTGGGCCAAATCCCCGATCGCAGCAGGGAGGTGTATGAATTATGCAAAGAAAACGGCAATTCTTATCAGATGACGGCGGAGCAACTTGGTATTTCACGGAATGCAGTCAAAAAGCATATGGTGCGTACAAACAAGTTTTTACGATTGTCAGTCCTTAAAGATTTTGGTATATCTCTTTCTTTCGCCTATATAATATCCTTATTCCTCTACAATTAA
- a CDS encoding SusC/RagA family TonB-linked outer membrane protein has product MKKITRSEPAETLLFRIMKYSMYIFLLTALGTQLLLAAPSRGQTLKEVTMDLNFQNSNLKDVLGAIKQKSGLKFVYKESLVAGYSISVTAKNKRLDLILTEILKNTKLAYSERKGLIILHEKATLTVSTENNVPVSDIPVTLNLPQIVEKTIKGVITDKQNGERLPGVSVLLKGTSTGSISDTEGNYSLRVPDNVKSTLVFSFIGYKKEEIELAGQSVLDVGLSVDMNQLSELVVTGYATQNRTEFTGSSSHISGEAIAARPVPSFDQALAGQAAGVSIISGGGALNEAPVFRIRGFNSIQLSSYPLIIIDGITSFTGDVGNTAENNPLADLNPNDIESMEILKDASATAIYGSRAANGVVVITTKKGKKGNVKVNYDGWVGWNTKPILPDLLGAEDYVMIKNEARVNAGLAPAFALQDKPGGGFVQTKWYDYIYRTGVSHNHNLSVSGATDATSYFVSLGYTDQEGFMVKNTFERKTVRLNLDHKITKKLAVGTNVTYSNSMNANLTSGVGAAFSLNNLARMGMVLPPNLSPLNEDGSYNIVGNSIGYGANTILTGYYNLLPLVEHDKFTSENNTFMGSLYAELTILPGLKLKTNYSINNLNAENKSFNNPYQAGGFANNGSATNALSKNRRTGWTNTLSYAKTIAEKHGLNILVGTEDIETITNGWGVTRQSLNDRYFDTFEGSWATLSGSTGSYAENAFRSYFSSVNYDFKKKYLLSASFRRDGFSGLASGNKYGNFGGASVGWNVAEESFFQNLSAGGMISGLKLRASYGQVGNVNIGEYSSLSLYDSGIYAGLATTLAPSQTGNPDLRWETSKKTDFGVNISLLNNRFTIDADYYKNNIDGMILNALQAPSKGIPGNTITSNVGSMYNSGLEFDINAQIINTQDFRWSANFNISTLKNKVTELANNNTDIWSSGLETSNITRLGESVGAIYVVRTTGVNPDNGLRKYFNREGREVQYNPRGSSWTYLEGGTAPALDAYGDGYVAGNSIPKYYGGFNNNVTFKNFDLGLSFVFSGGNKMYNGTRATLMDNRFFNNQTDILRRWTTPGQITDVPKLHYNDQYASGSVLMHSGNVEDGSYVKLRNVSLGYRVPAAVYKKLGVSSMRFYASATNFLLFTNYTGSDPEISANGNSNTQPGRDKNAVPAGKTFTLGLNIGF; this is encoded by the coding sequence ATGAAAAAAATCACTCGCAGTGAGCCTGCGGAGACTTTGCTTTTCAGAATTATGAAATATTCAATGTACATATTTCTTTTGACGGCACTGGGTACGCAGCTTTTGCTGGCGGCGCCTTCCAGAGGTCAGACATTGAAGGAAGTCACCATGGACCTCAATTTCCAGAACAGCAACCTGAAAGATGTTCTCGGGGCTATCAAACAGAAGTCAGGGCTCAAATTTGTCTATAAGGAAAGCCTTGTGGCAGGTTATAGCATCAGCGTAACGGCCAAAAATAAAAGGCTGGATCTTATCCTTACGGAGATACTTAAAAATACCAAACTAGCTTACTCAGAACGCAAAGGGTTGATCATCCTGCATGAAAAGGCTACGTTGACGGTCAGCACTGAAAATAATGTGCCGGTATCAGACATACCGGTAACGCTGAACCTGCCTCAGATCGTAGAGAAAACCATCAAAGGGGTGATCACCGACAAACAAAACGGGGAGCGGCTGCCGGGCGTATCCGTTCTGTTGAAGGGGACATCCACGGGTTCTATCAGCGATACGGAAGGCAATTACAGCCTGCGTGTTCCCGACAATGTGAAGTCGACACTGGTATTTTCTTTTATAGGTTATAAAAAGGAAGAGATTGAACTGGCCGGGCAGTCGGTACTGGATGTAGGCTTGTCGGTGGACATGAACCAGCTCAGCGAGCTGGTGGTGACCGGTTATGCCACCCAGAACAGGACCGAATTTACAGGGTCCTCGTCCCACATCAGCGGGGAGGCCATAGCTGCCCGCCCTGTACCGAGTTTTGATCAGGCACTGGCCGGACAGGCGGCGGGCGTGAGCATCATATCCGGTGGCGGTGCGCTCAACGAGGCGCCTGTTTTCAGGATACGCGGTTTCAATTCGATCCAGCTCAGCTCATATCCGCTCATCATCATCGACGGGATCACGTCTTTTACGGGAGATGTTGGAAACACGGCTGAAAATAATCCGCTGGCCGACCTGAACCCCAATGACATTGAGTCTATGGAAATCCTCAAAGACGCTTCGGCAACAGCGATTTATGGTTCCAGGGCTGCCAATGGTGTAGTGGTGATCACCACCAAAAAAGGAAAAAAAGGAAACGTTAAAGTGAATTACGATGGCTGGGTAGGCTGGAATACCAAGCCCATTCTGCCTGACCTGCTGGGTGCCGAGGACTATGTGATGATCAAGAACGAGGCCCGGGTCAATGCCGGGCTTGCGCCCGCTTTCGCTTTGCAGGACAAGCCCGGAGGCGGTTTTGTGCAGACAAAGTGGTACGACTACATCTACCGGACCGGTGTCTCGCACAACCATAACCTGAGTGTTTCCGGTGCGACCGACGCCACTTCGTACTTTGTATCACTGGGTTATACAGATCAGGAAGGGTTTATGGTCAAAAATACATTTGAGCGCAAAACCGTGCGGCTCAATCTGGACCATAAAATCACCAAGAAACTGGCGGTGGGGACCAATGTTACATATAGCAATTCTATGAATGCCAATCTTACCAGCGGAGTAGGTGCCGCTTTTTCACTCAATAACCTGGCCCGGATGGGTATGGTGCTGCCGCCGAACCTAAGCCCGCTCAATGAAGACGGCTCCTATAATATCGTCGGTAATTCCATTGGTTATGGGGCCAATACGATTTTGACGGGTTATTACAATTTGCTGCCATTGGTTGAGCACGACAAGTTTACGTCCGAGAACAATACGTTCATGGGATCGCTCTACGCAGAGCTGACCATTTTACCGGGATTGAAATTGAAAACCAATTACAGTATCAACAACCTGAATGCAGAGAACAAATCCTTTAACAACCCCTATCAGGCGGGCGGTTTTGCCAATAATGGATCGGCTACCAATGCCCTGAGCAAAAACCGCCGCACGGGCTGGACCAATACCCTGAGCTACGCCAAGACTATCGCGGAAAAGCATGGTCTGAACATTCTGGTGGGAACCGAGGATATCGAAACGATAACCAATGGCTGGGGTGTGACGCGCCAGAGTCTGAATGATCGTTATTTTGATACATTTGAAGGAAGCTGGGCTACATTGAGCGGCTCGACAGGAAGCTATGCGGAAAATGCGTTCCGTTCCTATTTTTCCAGTGTCAATTATGATTTCAAGAAGAAATATCTGCTGAGCGCGAGTTTCCGCCGGGACGGTTTTTCGGGATTGGCGAGCGGTAACAAGTATGGAAATTTCGGTGGTGCTTCTGTGGGTTGGAATGTAGCTGAGGAATCCTTTTTTCAGAATTTGTCAGCGGGCGGTATGATCAGCGGGTTGAAATTGCGGGCCAGTTACGGCCAGGTTGGCAATGTAAACATCGGTGAGTATTCCTCTCTTTCGCTATACGATTCAGGTATTTATGCCGGATTGGCGACAACGCTGGCGCCTTCTCAAACGGGTAACCCTGATTTGCGATGGGAGACCAGCAAGAAGACCGACTTTGGTGTCAATATTTCTTTGCTCAATAACCGTTTTACCATCGATGCAGACTATTACAAAAACAACATTGATGGAATGATCCTGAATGCATTGCAAGCACCTTCCAAAGGTATTCCCGGTAATACGATCACTTCCAATGTAGGATCGATGTACAATTCGGGGCTGGAATTTGATATCAATGCTCAGATCATCAACACCCAGGATTTCCGCTGGTCTGCCAATTTCAATATCAGTACGTTGAAAAACAAAGTGACTGAGCTGGCCAACAACAATACCGATATATGGAGCAGCGGACTGGAAACTTCCAACATCACACGGTTGGGAGAATCTGTGGGCGCTATTTATGTGGTGAGAACAACGGGTGTCAATCCGGATAACGGTTTGAGAAAGTACTTCAACCGAGAGGGACGTGAAGTGCAGTACAATCCGAGGGGATCATCGTGGACATACCTGGAAGGAGGCACCGCGCCCGCCCTGGACGCTTATGGCGACGGATATGTGGCAGGCAATTCCATTCCCAAATATTATGGTGGTTTCAATAACAATGTTACTTTCAAAAACTTTGATCTGGGTCTGAGCTTTGTCTTTTCGGGAGGTAACAAAATGTATAATGGGACCCGGGCGACTTTAATGGACAACCGCTTCTTCAATAACCAGACCGATATACTCAGGCGCTGGACCACGCCCGGGCAGATCACTGATGTCCCCAAACTGCATTATAATGACCAATATGCCAGCGGGTCGGTGCTGATGCATTCGGGCAATGTAGAGGATGGTTCGTATGTGAAGCTTCGCAATGTGTCGCTGGGCTACCGGGTACCTGCGGCCGTATATAAAAAGCTTGGCGTGAGCTCGATGCGTTTTTACGCGTCTGCGACCAACTTCCTGCTGTTTACTAACTATACGGGATCGGATCCCGAGATATCGGCCAACGGAAATTCGAACACCCAGCCCGGACGTGATAAAAACGCGGTTCCTGCCGGCAAAACCTTTACCCTTGGGCTTAATATTGGATTTTAA
- a CDS encoding DUF1800 domain-containing protein translates to MKTACKITFGSLVLLVGMVLLPSFSDINTAQPPFKLPYKQAGLTPRQAAAHMLNRFTFGTRAADVDEVLKTGLETWFLQQLHANVADDSLAKRLAAYDALGLSNAEITRTYPKKNKVLRMAIAEGVIDQQARDKTKKDAYKSELEAYMKEKGLKPQKELYRQFFNQKILRAAYSNNQLQELLTDFWFNHFNVSLDKNQCAEFIPAYERDVIRPNVLGKFEDLLLATAQSPAMLTYLDNFSSIGVKEEAKPRQISRITYARQMQSQGDSTQKGKIKKPKRRGINENYAREVMELHTLGVDGGYTQEDVTQAARVLTGWTIYPMNEKGYGSAVKQALNKLDESKLSERGFVHHGDFLFAANHHDSKEKTVLGRHFPSGGGYQEGVELLKMFANHPSTARFICRKIAVRFVNDRPSEKLINKMAASFENTNGDISQVLITMVSSEEFWSKEALRQKTKSPFELAISAVRCLDADIRQPFQLYNWITKMGQKMYYYQAPTGFPDKAEYWINTGALLNRMNFGLALASQRIPGIKINLPALNRNREPESGEAALVTYSKLVMPERDLSQTVKRLTPMLKEPDLATKVEQAARQSVAPEQADRGMGKDPMTMQGNSTMLAQVVGVIIGSPEFQRK, encoded by the coding sequence ATGAAAACAGCCTGTAAAATCACGTTCGGATCGCTGGTTCTTTTAGTAGGCATGGTTCTCTTGCCTTCGTTTTCGGATATAAATACGGCGCAGCCTCCTTTCAAACTTCCCTATAAACAGGCCGGTCTGACCCCACGTCAGGCGGCTGCCCATATGTTGAACCGTTTCACATTCGGTACTCGCGCCGCCGATGTGGATGAGGTTTTGAAAACAGGTCTGGAAACGTGGTTTTTGCAGCAACTGCACGCCAATGTTGCCGACGATTCGCTCGCTAAAAGGCTGGCCGCTTACGATGCCCTTGGTCTGAGTAATGCGGAAATAACGAGAACCTACCCAAAGAAAAACAAGGTGCTGCGGATGGCTATCGCGGAAGGCGTGATCGACCAGCAGGCCCGGGATAAAACAAAAAAAGATGCTTACAAAAGCGAACTGGAAGCCTATATGAAGGAAAAGGGCTTGAAACCGCAGAAGGAATTGTACCGGCAATTTTTCAATCAAAAAATCCTACGCGCTGCCTATTCAAACAACCAGTTGCAGGAATTACTGACCGATTTCTGGTTCAATCACTTCAATGTTTCGCTGGATAAAAATCAATGCGCGGAGTTCATCCCGGCCTACGAGCGCGACGTGATTCGTCCCAATGTCCTCGGCAAATTCGAAGATTTGTTACTGGCAACAGCACAGTCCCCGGCCATGCTGACATATCTGGATAATTTCAGCAGTATAGGGGTAAAGGAAGAGGCTAAACCCAGGCAAATCAGCCGTATTACCTACGCCAGACAAATGCAAAGTCAAGGCGACTCCACACAAAAAGGGAAGATAAAAAAGCCTAAGCGCCGGGGTATTAACGAGAACTATGCTCGCGAAGTAATGGAGCTGCATACGCTGGGCGTGGATGGCGGCTACACCCAGGAGGATGTTACACAGGCAGCCCGCGTGCTCACCGGCTGGACAATTTATCCGATGAACGAAAAAGGATACGGCAGCGCAGTCAAACAAGCGCTGAACAAACTCGATGAAAGCAAACTCTCAGAACGAGGCTTTGTCCATCACGGCGATTTCTTGTTTGCCGCCAACCATCACGATAGCAAAGAAAAGACCGTTTTAGGGAGACATTTTCCTTCTGGCGGGGGATATCAGGAAGGTGTTGAACTGCTGAAAATGTTCGCGAATCATCCCTCCACGGCCAGATTTATCTGCCGGAAAATAGCAGTACGCTTTGTAAATGACCGCCCATCTGAAAAACTTATCAACAAAATGGCGGCAAGTTTTGAAAATACAAATGGCGATATCAGTCAGGTTCTGATCACCATGGTGTCTTCCGAAGAATTCTGGTCAAAAGAGGCGCTAAGGCAGAAGACCAAGTCGCCTTTCGAACTGGCCATCAGTGCAGTACGCTGCCTGGATGCGGACATACGGCAGCCATTCCAGTTATACAATTGGATTACGAAAATGGGCCAAAAAATGTACTACTACCAGGCGCCGACCGGCTTTCCCGACAAAGCCGAATATTGGATCAATACGGGTGCTTTGCTGAATCGCATGAACTTCGGACTGGCGCTTGCTTCGCAGCGCATCCCGGGCATTAAAATCAATTTGCCGGCCCTGAATCGTAACCGCGAACCCGAAAGTGGCGAGGCGGCCTTGGTCACTTACAGCAAATTAGTGATGCCCGAACGAGATCTAAGTCAAACTGTAAAACGGCTGACGCCCATGCTGAAAGAGCCGGATCTGGCCACGAAAGTGGAACAGGCCGCCCGGCAATCCGTTGCACCGGAACAGGCTGATAGGGGCATGGGTAAAGACCCTATGACAATGCAAGGCAATAGCACCATGCTCGCCCAGGTAGTCGGTGTGATTATCGGCTCGCCGGAGTTTCAACGTAAATAA
- a CDS encoding YybH family protein produces MSRNMYLVFFLVFIISPLFAQRNVKPDDATAAFLKKFRNDFVKSMTEGKPDIIHGYYGADIRLMTETQKTMIGQSNALLYLKAFHQRFIVTLYTREELEILDLGGRIVESGLFTEKLKIKSSAREVEIHGKYVNIWERTSEGKLHLITEAWNYNHRVDIIDQLLFPEVPTVNVAMQQHVPVKDNISFELAALNHFQEMVITAHDAKLWSQFYADDYILFRIGNPLYRGRKEIDGWLEIHVKELPVFEKLDIRNDRIDNLGEYVIEYASHIAIVRNGDWSGVSTGKDIRIWRREKDGALKIIRGIGMYD; encoded by the coding sequence ATGAGCCGGAACATGTATCTCGTTTTTTTTCTTGTCTTTATAATCTCACCATTATTTGCGCAACGCAACGTAAAACCCGACGATGCAACAGCTGCGTTCCTGAAGAAATTCAGGAACGACTTTGTGAAATCAATGACGGAAGGAAAACCTGATATCATTCATGGGTACTATGGGGCAGACATTCGTCTGATGACGGAAACACAAAAAACAATGATCGGACAAAGCAATGCGTTGCTCTACCTTAAAGCGTTTCACCAACGCTTCATTGTCACCCTGTACACGCGTGAAGAACTCGAAATACTTGACCTCGGAGGCAGGATTGTTGAATCAGGATTGTTCACCGAAAAACTAAAAATAAAATCGTCGGCCAGAGAGGTGGAGATCCATGGCAAGTATGTAAACATCTGGGAACGTACATCAGAAGGTAAGCTCCATTTGATAACGGAAGCGTGGAATTACAACCATAGGGTTGACATCATAGACCAGCTATTATTCCCTGAAGTGCCTACGGTAAACGTGGCAATGCAGCAGCACGTTCCAGTTAAGGACAATATCAGTTTTGAACTGGCTGCATTAAATCATTTTCAGGAAATGGTGATCACGGCTCATGATGCAAAACTCTGGTCCCAATTTTATGCGGATGACTACATCCTCTTCCGCATAGGCAACCCGTTGTACCGTGGACGCAAGGAAATCGACGGTTGGCTGGAAATACATGTGAAAGAACTTCCGGTCTTTGAAAAGTTAGACATACGAAATGACCGAATAGATAACCTTGGAGAATACGTGATTGAGTACGCAAGCCACATTGCCATCGTAAGAAACGGTGATTGGTCAGGCGTTTCTACAGGAAAAGACATACGTATCTGGCGAAGGGAAAAAGACGGTGCATTGAAGATCATACGCGGAATAGGGATGTATGATTAG